One segment of Phragmites australis chromosome 13, lpPhrAust1.1, whole genome shotgun sequence DNA contains the following:
- the LOC133889731 gene encoding F-box protein At1g67340-like gives MRTRRGACYSCHAGEGPDVHRRKKRRTAAEGSLAVSGAPAGCGGLGDMFEELPDDLVVSILADVAASAGSPADLAGAMLTCKRFRELGQSRVVLARASPRCLAVPSKAWSDEAHRFLQRCADAGNLEACYLLGMIRFYCLGRRGSGAALMAAAAVGGHREALYSLAVIQFNGSGGSKDDRDLRAGAALCARAASLGHVDALRELGHCLQDGYGVRRSVLDGRRLLIQANTRELAAAVTASASLLRAGNTGNNGGKASRRHSCLLSDFGCRAAAGETHAANRFLVDWFASRPLVASSVAVAGSGAGTASADEETGGGLRLCSQALCGRPETRRHEFRRCSVCGVVNYCSRACQALHWKMAHKAECTPMDRWLDADDAAVAAPAP, from the exons ATGAGGACGAGGCGCGGAGCGTGCTACTCCTGCCACGCGGGCGAGGGGCCGGATGTGCACCGCCGGAAGAAGCGCCGGACTGCGGCGGAGGGGTCGCTGGCGGTTTCCGGCGCTCCTGCGGGGTGCGGCGGCCTGGGAGACATGTTCGAGGAGCTGCCTGACGATCTGGTGGTGTCCATACTGGCCGACGTCGCGGCGTCCGCCGGCTCGCCGGCCGACCTCGCCGGCGCCATGCTCAC GTGCAAGAGATTCAGGGAGCTTGGGCAGAGCAGGGTGGTGCTCGCGAGGGCGTCGCCGAGGTGTCTCGCCGTGCCGTCAAAGGCCTGGTCGGACGAGGCTCACCGGTTCTTGCAGCGTTGCGCGGACGCCGGCAACCTCGAGGCATGCTACCTTCTTGGCATG ATCCGGTTCTACTGCCTGGGGAGACGGGGGTCGGGGGCGGCgctgatggcggcggcggcggtgggtggCCACCGGGAGGCGCTGTACTCGTTGGCTGTCATCCAGttcaacggcagcggcggcagcaaGGATGATCGCGACCTCCGTGCGGGCGCCGCGCTGTGCGCGCGCGCGGCGTCGCTGGGCCACGTGGACGCGCTCCGCGAGCTCGGGCACTGCCTGCAGGACGGCTACGGCGTGCGCCGGTCCGTGCTCGACGGGCGCCGCCTCCTCATCCAGGCCAACACGcgcgagctcgccgccgcggtCACCGCGTCGGCCTCGCTGCTCCGCGCCGGCAACACCGGGAACAACGGCGGCAAAGCGTCGCGGCGGCACTCGTGCCTGCTGAGCGACTTCGGGTGCCGCGCCGCGGCCGGCGAGACGCACGCGGCCAACCGGTTCCTGGTGGACTGGTTCGCGTCGCGGCCGCTGGTAGCCTCCTCCGTCGCTGTCGCCGGCTCCGGCGCCGGGACCGCATCAGCGGACGAAGAAACCGGCGGGGGCCTGCGCCTGTGCTCGCAGGCTCTGTGCGGGCGGCCGGAGACGAGGCGGCACGAGTTCCGGCGGTGCTCGGTGTGCGGCGTGGTGAACTACTGCTCGCGCGCGTGCCAGGCGCTGCACTGGAAGATGGCGCACAAGGCGGAGTGCACTCCCATGGACCGGTGGCTCGACGCCGATGACGCCGCCGTGGCCGCTCCGGCGCCGTGA